Proteins encoded by one window of Vitis vinifera cultivar Pinot Noir 40024 chromosome 10, ASM3070453v1:
- the LOC100250264 gene encoding peroxidase 19 produces MFMLLSSFSSSSFLLISFFFFLLFLPTSYSLTKPTNATRRHRQLSINYYATSCPQLEQLVASVTAQQFKEAPVSGPATIRLFFHDCFVEGCDGSILISSKPGTGVLVEKDAYDNRDLAAEAFESVRKAKVLVESKCPGVVSCADILVIAARDFVHLAGGPYYQVKKGRWDGKISKASRVNSNLPRANSTVDELIKLFKSKGLTMEDLVVLSGAHTIGFAHCEHFVNRLYDYGGTKQPDSAIDPRLLKALKMSCPRFGGNADIVAPFDVTTPFTFDNAYYGNLEAKLGLLATDQALFLDPRTKPLVQAMGKDRQKFFQEFAAAMEKMGSIGVKRGRRHGEKRKDCSMHMS; encoded by the exons ATGTTCATGCttctctcttccttttcttcttcttcgtttcttctcatttctttcttctttttccttctcttcctcCCCACCTCATACTCCTTAACCAAGCCCACTAATGCCACTCGCCGCCACCGCCAACTCTCCATCAACTACTACGCCACCTCCTGCCCGCAGCTTGAACAGCTTGTGGCTTCCGTCACCGCCCAGCAGTTCAAAGAAGCGCCCGTCTCAGGGCCCGCCACTATCCGGCTCTTCTTCCACGATTGCTTTGTTGAA GGGTGTGATGGGTCGATATTGATATCATCGAAGCCGGGAACTGGGGTGCTGGTGGAGAAGGATGCCTATGATAACAGGGACTTAGCAGCAGAAGCTTTTGAGAGCGTAAGGAAGGCCAAGGTATTGGTGGAGAGCAAGTGCCCTGGTGTTGTGTCCTGCGCTGACATTCTTGTCATTGCAGCCAGAGATTTTGTCCACCTG GCTGGGGGTCCTTACTATCAAGTGAAGAAAGGTAGGTGGGATGGAAAAATATCAAAGGCATCAAGAGTGAATTCCAATCTCCCTCGAGCGAATTCCACGGTTGATGAGCTGATTAAGCTGTTTAAATCCAAAGGACTAACAATGGAGGACCTTGTTGTTCTCTCAGGGGCACATACGATTGGCTTTGCCCACTGTGAGCACTTTGTGAACCGGCTCTACGATTATGGTGGTACAAAGCAGCCAGACTCTGCCATTGATCCAAGGCTCCTCAAGGCCTTAAAGATGTCGTGCCCTCGGTTTGGAGGGAATGCAGATATTGTCGCACCATTTGATGTCACCACCCCATTCACATTTGATAATGCATATTATGGGAACCTGGAGGCCAAACTGGGGTTGCTAGCCACAGACCAAGCTCTATTTTTGGACCCCAGGACCAAGCCCCTGGTGCAGGCCATGGGGAAGGACAGGCAGAAGTTCTTTCAAGAATTTGCAGCTGCCATGGAGAAGATGGGGTCAATAGGAGTGAAAAGGGGAAGAAGACATGGGGAGAAAAGGAAAGATTGTAGCATGCATATGTCGTGA